The Streptomyces kanamyceticus genome window below encodes:
- a CDS encoding helix-turn-helix domain-containing protein: protein MDGPRRRLEVPIGAVTLLLGFAGPVRISGLEGPGRTGSVRAPVSLVSVLSGLGTTPVLGEHEGRLAGIEVLLSPWAAFTLFGTALHELADLTLDPDALGVRPGPGRWDSVAELADALGALPSWPARFALLDDAFTRWSTAGPPSSARTVRAWGELVRSRGAAPVAYLADEVGWSVRQLENRFREQIGIGPKAASRVLRLQRARRMLAAGRSQAETAAVCGFYDQAHLSGEFRAMTGCTPRQFEAARQTSPVAWSGPPTADRVDGEPTSLVLPAGSGARSALFSKTGGRR from the coding sequence ATGGACGGGCCCCGGCGCCGCCTGGAGGTGCCGATCGGCGCGGTGACGCTGCTGCTCGGATTCGCCGGGCCCGTACGGATATCCGGGCTCGAGGGACCGGGGCGCACCGGGTCCGTACGGGCGCCGGTGTCCCTCGTCTCGGTGCTCTCCGGGCTCGGCACCACGCCGGTGCTCGGCGAGCACGAGGGGCGGCTCGCGGGCATCGAGGTCCTGCTCAGCCCGTGGGCCGCGTTCACCCTCTTCGGCACCGCGCTGCACGAGCTGGCCGACCTGACGCTCGACCCCGACGCGCTCGGCGTCCGCCCTGGCCCCGGACGCTGGGACAGCGTCGCCGAACTCGCCGACGCGCTCGGCGCGCTGCCCTCCTGGCCCGCCCGGTTCGCCCTCCTGGACGACGCGTTCACCCGCTGGTCCACGGCGGGCCCGCCGTCGTCGGCGCGGACGGTGCGGGCGTGGGGCGAGCTGGTGCGCAGCCGGGGCGCGGCGCCCGTCGCGTACCTCGCCGATGAAGTCGGCTGGAGCGTACGCCAGCTGGAGAACCGCTTCCGGGAGCAGATCGGCATCGGCCCCAAGGCGGCGAGCCGGGTCCTGCGCCTGCAGCGGGCCCGCAGGATGCTGGCGGCCGGGCGCAGCCAGGCGGAGACCGCGGCGGTCTGCGGCTTCTACGACCAGGCGCACCTGAGCGGCGAGTTCAGGGCGATGACGGGGTGTACGCCGCGGCAGTTCGAGGCGGCGCGGCAGACCTCGCCCGTCGCCTGGAGCGGGCCGCCGACCGCCGACCGGGTCGACGGGGAGCCGACCAGCCTGGTACTGCCTGCCGGGTCCGGGGCACGGAGTGCGCTTTTCTCCAAGACCGGCGGGCGCCGCTGA
- the iolB gene encoding 5-deoxy-glucuronate isomerase — protein sequence MTYVPKGSAAAGPYALDIDPERAAALAYSRLRILELGPGGTHSFATGESEWIVLPLTGGCTVRAEDEIIELLGRESVFSGVSDFAYLPRDAQIQIASGAGGRFALAGAKCERRLPARYGSAPEVPVESRGSGGCAREVRNFASADAFDCDRLIAVEVVTPGGNWSSYPPHKHDEHRPGVEAELEEIYYFEIEGAGGFGYQRVFPSREGGTDVLAEVRSGDAVLVPDGWHGPSIAQPGHPMYYLNVMAGPGEEREWRICFHPDHTEGYR from the coding sequence ATGACGTACGTACCGAAGGGGAGTGCCGCCGCAGGGCCGTACGCCCTCGACATCGATCCCGAGCGGGCCGCCGCCCTGGCCTACTCGCGGCTGCGGATCCTGGAGCTCGGGCCCGGCGGGACGCACTCCTTCGCCACCGGTGAGAGTGAATGGATCGTGTTGCCGCTGACCGGCGGCTGTACGGTGCGGGCGGAAGACGAGATCATCGAACTGCTGGGCCGGGAGAGCGTGTTCAGCGGAGTCAGCGACTTCGCCTACCTCCCCCGCGATGCCCAGATCCAGATCGCCTCCGGCGCGGGAGGCCGCTTCGCCCTGGCAGGAGCGAAGTGCGAGCGTCGACTCCCCGCCCGCTACGGCTCCGCGCCGGAGGTACCAGTGGAGAGCCGCGGCAGCGGCGGCTGCGCCCGCGAGGTGCGCAACTTCGCGTCCGCGGACGCCTTCGACTGCGACCGGCTCATCGCCGTCGAGGTCGTCACGCCGGGCGGCAACTGGTCCTCGTACCCGCCGCACAAGCACGACGAGCACCGCCCCGGCGTCGAGGCCGAGCTCGAAGAGATCTACTACTTCGAGATCGAGGGGGCGGGCGGCTTCGGGTACCAGCGGGTGTTCCCGTCCCGCGAAGGCGGCACCGACGTCCTCGCCGAGGTCCGCTCCGGCGACGCGGTCCTGGTGCCCGACGGCTGGCACGGGCCCTCCATCGCCCAGCCGGGTCACCCGATGTACTACCTGAACGTGATGGCGGGACCCGGTGAGGAGAGGGAGTGGCGGATCTGCTTCCACCCCGATCACACGGAGGGATATCGATGA
- the recD2 gene encoding SF1B family DNA helicase RecD2 — MSSQAPAMSVLEGVLERITYANEETGYTVARVDTGRGASDLLTVVGALLGAQAGESLRMQGRWGSHPQYGKQFTVENYTTVLPATIQGIRRYLGSGLIKGIGPVMADRITTHFGVDTLDIIETEPKRLVEVPGLGPKRTKMIAAAWEEQKAIKEVMVFLQGVGVSTSIAVRIYKKYGDASISVVKNEPYRLAADVWGIGFLTADRIAQSVGIPHDSPERVKAGLQYALSQSTDQGNCFLPEERLIADAVKLLQVDTGLVIDCLAELAGEEEGVVKERVPGPDGGEDVTAVYLVPFHRAEISLAAQLSRLLRTDEDRMPGFRDVAWDKALGWLAKRTGAELAPEQEEAVKLALTRKVAVLTGGPGCGKSFTVRSVVELARAKKAKVVLAAPTGRAAKRLAELTGAEASTVHRLLELRPGGDAAYDKERPLDADLVVVDEASMLDLLLANKLVKAVPPGAHLLFVGDVDQLPSVGAGEVLRDMLADGSPVPAVRLTRIFRQAQESGVVTNAHRINSGVPPLTQGMKDFFLFVEEETEDAGRVTVDVAAHRIPKKFGLDPRRDVQVLAPMHRGPAGAGNLNGLLQQAITPARPDLPEKRFGGRVFRVGDKVTQIRNNYEKGQNGVFNGTVGVVTSLSTDDQRLTVLTDEDEEIPYDFDELDELSHAYAVTIHRSQGSEYPAVVIPVTTGAWMMLQRNLLYTAVTRAKRLVVLVGSRKALGQAVRTVSAGKRCTALDFRLSGRRGEGPGRFDRSNES, encoded by the coding sequence CATCACGTACGCCAATGAAGAGACCGGGTACACGGTCGCGCGCGTCGACACCGGACGCGGCGCGAGCGATCTGCTCACGGTCGTCGGCGCGCTGCTCGGCGCCCAGGCCGGGGAGTCGCTGCGGATGCAGGGCCGCTGGGGCTCCCACCCGCAGTACGGCAAGCAGTTCACGGTGGAGAACTACACGACGGTGCTGCCCGCCACCATCCAGGGCATCCGCCGCTATCTCGGCTCCGGCCTCATCAAGGGCATCGGCCCGGTGATGGCCGACCGGATCACCACGCACTTCGGCGTGGACACCCTCGACATCATCGAGACCGAGCCCAAGCGCCTGGTGGAAGTGCCGGGGCTGGGCCCCAAGCGGACGAAGATGATCGCCGCCGCCTGGGAGGAGCAGAAGGCCATCAAGGAGGTCATGGTCTTCCTCCAGGGAGTCGGCGTCTCCACCTCCATCGCTGTACGCATCTACAAGAAGTACGGGGACGCGTCGATCTCCGTCGTGAAGAACGAGCCCTATCGCCTCGCCGCCGACGTCTGGGGCATCGGCTTCCTCACCGCCGACCGCATCGCCCAGTCGGTCGGCATCCCGCACGACAGCCCGGAGCGCGTCAAGGCCGGTCTGCAGTACGCCCTTTCGCAATCCACCGACCAGGGCAACTGCTTCCTGCCCGAGGAGCGCCTGATCGCCGACGCCGTCAAGCTCCTCCAGGTCGACACGGGCCTGGTCATCGACTGCCTCGCCGAACTGGCGGGCGAGGAGGAGGGGGTCGTCAAGGAGAGGGTGCCGGGCCCGGACGGCGGAGAGGACGTCACCGCCGTCTATCTGGTGCCCTTCCACCGCGCCGAAATCTCCCTGGCCGCCCAGCTGTCGCGCCTCCTGAGGACCGACGAGGACCGCATGCCCGGCTTCCGCGACGTGGCCTGGGACAAGGCCCTCGGCTGGCTCGCCAAGCGCACGGGAGCCGAGCTCGCGCCCGAGCAGGAGGAGGCGGTCAAGCTCGCGCTGACCCGGAAGGTCGCCGTCCTGACCGGCGGCCCCGGCTGCGGCAAGTCCTTCACGGTCCGCTCCGTCGTCGAGCTGGCCCGCGCCAAGAAGGCCAAGGTCGTCCTCGCCGCCCCCACCGGTCGGGCGGCCAAGCGCCTCGCCGAGCTGACGGGCGCCGAGGCGTCCACCGTCCACCGCCTGCTCGAACTGAGGCCGGGCGGCGACGCGGCGTACGACAAGGAGCGGCCGCTCGACGCCGACCTGGTGGTGGTCGACGAGGCCTCGATGCTGGACCTGCTCCTCGCCAACAAACTGGTCAAGGCCGTCCCGCCGGGCGCCCACCTGCTCTTCGTCGGCGATGTGGACCAACTGCCCAGCGTCGGCGCGGGCGAGGTCCTGCGGGACATGCTCGCCGACGGCAGCCCCGTCCCCGCCGTCCGCCTCACCCGCATCTTCCGGCAGGCCCAGGAGTCGGGCGTGGTCACCAACGCCCACCGCATCAACTCCGGTGTCCCGCCGCTCACCCAGGGCATGAAGGACTTCTTCCTCTTCGTCGAGGAGGAGACCGAGGACGCGGGCCGCGTCACGGTGGACGTCGCCGCGCACCGCATCCCCAAGAAGTTCGGCCTCGACCCGCGCCGCGACGTCCAGGTCCTCGCCCCCATGCACCGCGGCCCCGCGGGCGCGGGGAACCTCAACGGCCTCCTCCAGCAGGCCATCACGCCCGCCAGGCCCGACCTGCCCGAGAAGCGCTTCGGCGGCCGCGTCTTCCGCGTCGGCGACAAGGTCACCCAGATCCGCAACAACTACGAGAAGGGGCAGAACGGCGTCTTCAACGGCACCGTGGGAGTGGTCACCTCGCTCAGCACGGACGACCAGCGGCTGACCGTCCTGACCGACGAGGACGAGGAAATCCCGTACGACTTCGACGAACTGGACGAGCTCTCCCATGCGTACGCGGTGACGATCCACCGCTCGCAGGGCAGCGAGTACCCGGCCGTGGTGATACCCGTCACCACGGGCGCGTGGATGATGCTGCAGCGCAATCTGCTCTACACCGCGGTGACACGCGCCAAGAGGCTGGTGGTCCTTGTCGGTTCACGCAAGGCTCTGGGCCAGGCGGTACGCACGGTCTCCGCGGGCAAGCGCTGTACGGCCCTGGATTTCAGGCTCTCGGGGCGCCGCGGGGAGGGCCCTGGACGTTTTGATCGATCAAACGAGTCGTAA
- a CDS encoding heavy-metal-associated domain-containing protein, whose protein sequence is MSAHTELPQAASETTGSCCSPSGSCHSDAAEAPQGAVTTVYEVKGMTCGHCEGAVSSEISELTGVTSVTAVAATGLVTVVSAAPLDEAAVRDAVDEAGYELSGVAS, encoded by the coding sequence ATGAGCGCCCACACCGAGCTCCCGCAGGCCGCGTCCGAGACGACCGGCTCCTGCTGCTCCCCCAGCGGCTCCTGCCACTCGGACGCCGCCGAGGCGCCGCAGGGCGCCGTCACCACCGTGTACGAGGTCAAGGGCATGACCTGCGGCCACTGCGAGGGCGCCGTGTCGAGTGAGATCTCGGAGCTCACCGGGGTCACCTCCGTGACGGCCGTCGCCGCCACCGGCCTGGTCACCGTGGTCTCCGCGGCCCCGCTCGACGAGGCCGCGGTCCGCGACGCCGTCGACGAGGCCGGTTACGAGCTCAGCGGCGTCGCGTCCTGA
- a CDS encoding sugar phosphate isomerase/epimerase family protein, whose product MTTLSRIRIGSAPDSWGVWFPEDPRQVPWRRFLDEVADSGYEWIELGPYGYLPTDPAVLTEETARRGLKVSAGTVFTGLHHGPAVWEKTWAHVADNAALAQAMGAEHLVVIPSFWRDDKTGEVLEDRVLTPAQWRELTTQTERLAHEVRERYGLRVVVHPHADTHIDSEANVTRFLDATDPDLVSLCLDTGHYAYCGGDSVKLIETYGERIGYLHLKQVDPAVLAEVRADAVPFGPAVARGVMCEPPAGVPALEPVLAAAQGLGVELFAIVEQDMYPCEPERPLPIARRTRSFLRSCGA is encoded by the coding sequence ATGACGACGCTGTCACGCATCCGCATCGGTTCGGCTCCCGACTCGTGGGGAGTGTGGTTCCCGGAGGATCCCCGGCAGGTGCCCTGGCGCCGCTTCCTCGACGAAGTCGCCGATTCCGGATACGAGTGGATCGAGCTCGGCCCGTACGGCTATCTGCCCACCGACCCCGCCGTACTGACCGAGGAGACGGCCCGCCGCGGCCTCAAGGTCTCCGCGGGGACGGTCTTCACGGGGCTGCACCACGGCCCCGCCGTCTGGGAGAAGACGTGGGCGCACGTCGCGGACAACGCCGCGCTCGCGCAGGCCATGGGCGCCGAGCACCTGGTGGTCATCCCGTCCTTCTGGCGCGACGACAAGACCGGCGAGGTCCTGGAGGACCGGGTCCTCACCCCCGCGCAATGGCGTGAACTGACCACCCAGACCGAGCGCCTGGCCCACGAGGTGCGCGAGCGGTACGGGCTGCGCGTCGTGGTCCACCCGCACGCGGACACACACATCGACAGCGAGGCGAACGTCACCCGCTTCCTCGACGCCACCGACCCCGACCTCGTCTCGCTCTGCCTGGACACCGGCCACTACGCGTACTGCGGCGGCGACAGCGTCAAGCTCATCGAGACGTACGGCGAACGCATCGGCTATCTGCACCTCAAGCAGGTCGATCCGGCGGTCCTCGCCGAAGTGCGGGCCGACGCGGTGCCGTTCGGGCCCGCGGTGGCGCGCGGCGTGATGTGCGAACCGCCCGCTGGGGTGCCCGCCCTTGAGCCCGTGCTCGCCGCCGCGCAGGGCCTGGGCGTCGAGCTCTTCGCCATCGTGGAGCAGGACATGTACCCGTGCGAGCCCGAGCGGCCGCTGCCGATCGCGCGCCGCACCCGCTCCTTCCTCCGGTCGTGCGGCGCCTAG
- a CDS encoding helix-turn-helix transcriptional regulator, producing the protein MTDRRLWSYKEIAAHIRVQPDTVRSYRKHGLLPEPDHVESGKPYWYADSIRAWVAARPGNRGRRD; encoded by the coding sequence ATGACCGACCGCAGGCTTTGGTCGTACAAGGAGATCGCCGCGCACATCCGGGTGCAGCCCGACACCGTGCGCTCCTACCGCAAGCACGGACTGCTGCCCGAGCCCGATCACGTGGAGAGCGGCAAGCCCTACTGGTACGCGGACTCCATCCGCGCCTGGGTCGCCGCCCGCCCGGGCAACCGGGGGCGCAGGGACTGA
- a CDS encoding Cgl0159 family (beta/alpha)8-fold protein, with amino-acid sequence MRARHPEAILEAAARRARRGLVGERGRLMIVAADHPARGSLGVGADPLAMANRGDLLERLCLALGRPGVDGVLATADILEDLLLLGALDGKVVMGSMNRGGLAGASFELDDRFTGYRAEDIERLGFDAGKLLLRVDYADPGSLTTLHSAARAVDAMAERRLPVFVEPFMSRRGEGGAGPVRNDLSASAVTTSIAIASGLAGTSAYTWLKVPVTENPDDMAHVMETSTLPAVLLGGDIGDDQDAAYEKWRGALQLPTVRGLVAGRSLLYPPDGDVAGAVDTAVGLL; translated from the coding sequence ATCCGTGCCCGTCACCCCGAAGCCATCCTTGAAGCCGCCGCCCGGCGGGCGCGGCGGGGGCTTGTGGGGGAGCGGGGGCGGTTGATGATCGTTGCTGCTGATCATCCGGCTCGGGGCTCCCTCGGGGTCGGGGCGGATCCGTTGGCCATGGCCAATCGGGGGGATCTGCTGGAGCGGCTCTGTCTCGCGCTCGGCAGGCCCGGGGTCGACGGTGTGCTCGCGACGGCCGACATCCTTGAGGATCTGCTGCTGCTCGGGGCCCTCGACGGCAAGGTCGTCATGGGGTCGATGAACCGCGGGGGGCTCGCGGGGGCCTCCTTCGAGCTGGACGACCGGTTCACGGGGTACCGGGCCGAGGACATCGAACGGCTCGGGTTCGACGCGGGCAAGCTGCTGCTCCGCGTCGACTACGCCGACCCGGGGTCACTGACCACGCTGCACTCCGCCGCGCGCGCCGTCGACGCGATGGCGGAGCGTCGGCTCCCGGTCTTCGTGGAGCCGTTCATGTCCCGGCGGGGCGAGGGCGGCGCGGGCCCCGTCCGCAACGACCTGAGCGCGTCCGCCGTCACCACGTCGATCGCCATCGCCTCCGGCCTGGCCGGCACATCGGCGTACACCTGGCTGAAGGTCCCCGTCACCGAGAACCCCGACGACATGGCCCACGTCATGGAGACCTCGACGCTCCCCGCCGTGCTGCTCGGCGGGGACATTGGGGATGATCAGGACGCCGCGTACGAGAAGTGGCGCGGCGCCCTGCAACTGCCCACCGTGCGGGGACTCGTCGCGGGCAGGTCCCTGCTCTACCCGCCCGACGGGGACGTGGCGGGGGCGGTCGACACCGCCGTAGGTCTGCTCTAG
- the iolC gene encoding 5-dehydro-2-deoxygluconokinase, with translation MGRIGVDLYPLQAGVPLAEVSTFGKFLGGSASNVAVAAARLGRRVAVVTRTGEDPFGAYLHKALREFGVDDRWVSGVAGLPTPVTFCEVFPPDDFPLYFYRLPKAPDLEIHEDELDLDAIAAARIFWMTGTGLCAEPSRSATLAGLAARSGGITVFDLDWRPMFWADPGDPAEARGHYAAALAHATVAVGNLDEVEIATGEREPVAAARALLDAGVELAVVKQGPGGVLAMNRAGESVRVAPLPVKVLNGLGAGDAFGGALCHGLLAGWELERVMRYANAAGAIVASRLECSSAMPFAGEVALVVDAGVVA, from the coding sequence ATGGGCCGGATCGGCGTCGACCTCTATCCGCTGCAGGCCGGGGTGCCGCTCGCCGAGGTCAGTACGTTCGGCAAGTTCCTCGGCGGCTCGGCGAGCAACGTCGCGGTGGCCGCGGCCAGGCTCGGGCGCCGCGTCGCCGTCGTCACCCGCACCGGCGAGGACCCCTTCGGGGCCTATCTGCACAAGGCGCTGCGGGAGTTCGGCGTCGACGACCGCTGGGTGAGCGGGGTCGCGGGGCTGCCCACGCCGGTGACGTTCTGCGAGGTCTTCCCGCCGGACGACTTCCCGCTGTACTTCTACCGGCTGCCGAAGGCGCCCGACCTGGAGATCCACGAGGACGAGCTCGACCTCGACGCGATCGCGGCGGCGCGGATCTTCTGGATGACGGGGACGGGGCTGTGCGCGGAGCCGAGCCGCTCCGCGACGCTGGCGGGGCTCGCGGCGCGGTCGGGCGGGATCACTGTCTTCGACCTCGACTGGCGGCCCATGTTCTGGGCCGATCCCGGCGATCCCGCCGAGGCGCGGGGGCACTATGCCGCCGCGCTCGCGCATGCCACTGTCGCCGTCGGCAACCTCGACGAGGTCGAGATCGCCACGGGGGAGCGGGAACCTGTCGCCGCGGCGCGGGCGTTGCTCGACGCGGGGGTCGAACTGGCCGTCGTGAAGCAGGGGCCCGGGGGAGTCCTCGCGATGAACCGCGCGGGGGAGTCCGTGCGGGTGGCGCCGCTGCCGGTCAAGGTCCTCAACGGGCTCGGGGCGGGGGACGCCTTCGGCGGGGCGTTGTGCCATGGGCTGCTCGCGGGGTGGGAGCTGGAGCGGGTGATGCGGTACGCCAACGCGGCGGGGGCGATTGTCGCTTCGCGGTTGGAGTGTTCGTCCGCCATGCCTTTTGCTGGCGAGGTCGCCTTGGTGGTGGATGCGGGGGTGGTGGCGTGA
- a CDS encoding citrate synthase codes for MSENANNGVVLRYGDGEYTYPVIESTVGDKGFDIGKLRAQTGLVTLDSGYGNTAAYKSAITYLDGEQGILRYRGYPIEQLAERSTFTEVAYLLINGELPKVDELATFKNEITQHTLLHEDVKRFYDGFPRDAHPMAMLSSVVSALSTFYQDSHNPFDEKQRHLSTIRLLAKLPTIAAYAYKKSQGHPVVYPRNDLGYVENFLRMTFSVPAAEYELDPVVVNALDKLLILHADHEQNCSTSTVRLVGSSQANMFASISAGISALWGPLHGGANQSVLEMLEGIQASGGDVDTFIRKVKNKEDGVKLMGFGHRVYKNFDPRAKIIKAAAHDVLSALGKSDELLDIALKLEEHALADDYFVERKLYPNVDFYTGLIYRAMGFPTEMFTVLFALGRLPGWIAQWHEMIKEPGSRIGRPRQIYTGEVLRDFVPVEGR; via the coding sequence GTGAGCGAGAACGCTAACAACGGTGTAGTACTGCGGTACGGCGACGGCGAGTACACCTACCCGGTGATCGAGTCGACCGTGGGCGACAAGGGCTTCGACATCGGGAAGCTCCGCGCCCAGACCGGTCTGGTGACCCTGGACAGCGGCTACGGAAACACCGCCGCCTATAAATCCGCCATCACCTATCTCGACGGTGAACAGGGCATCCTCCGGTACCGCGGCTACCCGATCGAGCAGCTGGCCGAGCGCTCCACCTTCACCGAGGTGGCGTACCTCCTGATCAACGGCGAACTGCCGAAGGTCGACGAGCTGGCCACCTTCAAGAACGAGATCACGCAGCACACCCTGCTGCACGAGGACGTCAAGCGGTTCTACGACGGCTTCCCGCGTGACGCCCACCCGATGGCGATGCTGTCGTCCGTGGTCAGCGCGCTGTCGACGTTCTACCAGGACAGCCACAACCCCTTCGACGAGAAGCAGCGTCACCTCTCGACGATCCGCCTTCTCGCCAAGCTTCCGACGATCGCGGCCTACGCGTACAAGAAGTCGCAGGGCCACCCGGTCGTCTACCCGCGCAACGACCTCGGCTACGTCGAGAACTTCCTGCGCATGACCTTCTCGGTGCCCGCCGCCGAGTACGAGCTGGACCCGGTCGTGGTCAACGCGCTCGACAAGCTCCTGATCCTGCACGCGGACCACGAGCAGAACTGTTCGACCTCCACCGTGCGTCTGGTCGGCTCCTCGCAGGCGAACATGTTCGCCTCGATCTCGGCCGGCATCTCGGCCCTGTGGGGTCCGCTGCACGGTGGCGCCAACCAGTCGGTCCTGGAGATGCTCGAGGGCATCCAGGCCTCCGGCGGCGACGTCGACACCTTCATCCGCAAGGTGAAGAACAAGGAAGACGGCGTGAAGCTCATGGGCTTCGGGCACCGCGTCTACAAGAACTTCGACCCCCGGGCGAAGATCATCAAGGCGGCGGCGCACGACGTCCTCTCGGCCCTCGGCAAGTCCGACGAGCTGCTCGACATCGCGCTGAAGCTGGAAGAGCACGCGCTGGCCGACGACTACTTCGTCGAGCGCAAGCTGTACCCGAACGTCGACTTCTACACGGGTCTCATCTACCGCGCGATGGGCTTCCCGACCGAGATGTTCACGGTCCTCTTCGCCCTCGGCCGGCTGCCGGGCTGGATCGCCCAGTGGCACGAGATGATCAAGGAGCCGGGTTCGCGCATCGGCCGTCCGCGGCAGATTTACACCGGTGAGGTTCTTCGGGACTTCGTCCCGGTCGAGGGTCGCTGA
- a CDS encoding heavy metal translocating P-type ATPase — protein MTEVEVELAVGGMTCASCSSRIEKKLNRMEGVSAASVNLATEKAKVSYDEGGGVEVAQLIALVEKLGYTAQEIVPAPPEPVGGGDSPPPTTADITEPDTLRQRLVVSAALALPVVLLAMVPALQFDNWQWLSLTLAAPVVVWGGLPFHRAALTNLRHGAATMDTLVSVGTLAAFGWSLWALFFGDAGMPGMRHGFDFTASPGDGASTVYLEVAAGVVTFILLGRWLEARSKRKAGAALRALLELGAKDVAVLRDGAETRIPVGRLAVGDHFVVRPGETVATDGTVVEGSSAVDASMLTGESVPVDVGVGGAVTGATVNTSGRLVVEATRVGADTQLARMARLVEDAQTGKAQVQRLADRIAGVFVPVVLLIATGTLGGWLGATGDATAAFTAAVAVLIIACPCALGLATPTALMVGTGRGAQLGILIKGPEVLESTRRVDTVVLDKTGTVTTGHMELTDVYVAGDTEEKQLLRLAGALEHASEHPVARAVAAGATEHLGAAPPAPERFENVAGFGVRGTVEGHEVLVGRARLLADAGVTGLDEVGALRDTAEAAGRTAVLVAWDGVARGVLAVADTVKESSPRAVRELRALGLSPVLLTGDNKAVADAVAREVGIGPDAVYAEVLPEDKVEVVRRLQGEGRVVAMVGDGVNDAAALATADLGLAMGTGTDAAIEAGDLTLVRGDLRVAADAIRLSRKTLATIKGNLFWAFGYNVAALPLAAAGLLNPMIAGAAMAFSSVFVVTNSLRLRTFT, from the coding sequence ATGACCGAAGTCGAAGTCGAACTCGCCGTCGGCGGGATGACCTGCGCCTCCTGCTCCTCGCGCATCGAGAAGAAGTTGAACCGCATGGAGGGCGTGAGCGCCGCCTCGGTCAATCTCGCCACGGAGAAGGCGAAGGTCTCGTACGACGAGGGCGGCGGCGTCGAGGTCGCCCAGCTGATCGCGCTGGTCGAGAAGCTCGGTTACACGGCCCAGGAGATCGTGCCCGCCCCGCCGGAGCCGGTCGGAGGCGGGGACTCGCCGCCGCCGACCACCGCCGACATCACCGAGCCCGACACCCTCCGGCAGCGCCTGGTCGTCTCCGCGGCCCTCGCGCTGCCCGTCGTGCTGCTCGCGATGGTCCCCGCCCTGCAGTTCGACAACTGGCAGTGGCTCTCGCTGACCCTGGCCGCGCCCGTCGTCGTCTGGGGCGGCCTCCCCTTCCACCGCGCGGCCCTCACCAACCTGCGGCACGGCGCGGCGACCATGGACACGCTCGTCTCCGTCGGCACGCTCGCCGCCTTCGGCTGGTCGCTGTGGGCGCTGTTCTTCGGGGACGCCGGGATGCCGGGGATGCGGCACGGCTTCGACTTCACGGCATCGCCGGGCGACGGCGCATCGACCGTCTACCTGGAGGTCGCCGCGGGCGTCGTCACCTTCATCCTCCTCGGCCGCTGGCTGGAGGCCCGCTCCAAGCGGAAGGCGGGCGCCGCGCTGCGCGCCCTGCTCGAACTGGGCGCGAAGGACGTGGCCGTGCTGCGGGACGGGGCGGAGACCCGGATTCCGGTCGGCCGCCTCGCCGTCGGCGACCACTTCGTCGTACGCCCGGGAGAGACCGTCGCCACCGACGGAACCGTCGTCGAGGGATCGTCCGCCGTCGACGCATCGATGCTGACCGGCGAGTCCGTGCCCGTGGACGTGGGCGTCGGCGGTGCCGTCACCGGGGCGACCGTGAACACCTCGGGGCGCCTGGTCGTCGAGGCGACCCGGGTCGGCGCCGACACGCAGCTGGCGCGGATGGCGCGGCTCGTCGAGGACGCGCAGACCGGCAAGGCCCAGGTGCAGCGCCTCGCCGACCGCATCGCCGGGGTCTTCGTGCCCGTGGTCCTGCTCATCGCGACCGGCACGCTGGGCGGCTGGCTCGGCGCCACGGGCGACGCCACCGCCGCGTTCACCGCCGCCGTCGCCGTCCTGATCATCGCCTGCCCCTGCGCGCTCGGCCTGGCGACGCCGACCGCCCTGATGGTCGGCACCGGGCGCGGCGCGCAGCTCGGCATCCTCATCAAGGGCCCCGAGGTCCTGGAGTCCACGCGCCGCGTCGACACCGTCGTCCTGGACAAGACCGGGACGGTGACGACGGGGCACATGGAACTGACCGATGTGTACGTCGCGGGAGACACGGAGGAGAAGCAGCTCCTGCGCCTCGCGGGCGCCCTGGAGCACGCCTCCGAGCACCCGGTGGCCCGGGCCGTCGCGGCGGGCGCCACCGAGCACCTGGGGGCCGCGCCGCCCGCGCCGGAGCGGTTCGAGAACGTCGCCGGATTCGGGGTGCGCGGCACGGTCGAGGGGCACGAGGTACTCGTCGGCCGCGCCCGGCTCCTCGCGGACGCGGGCGTCACCGGCCTCGACGAGGTGGGCGCGCTGCGGGACACCGCCGAGGCCGCCGGGCGCACGGCGGTCCTCGTCGCCTGGGACGGCGTCGCACGCGGCGTTCTGGCGGTCGCGGACACCGTGAAGGAGAGCAGCCCCCGCGCGGTGCGCGAACTGCGCGCGCTCGGCCTGTCACCGGTACTCCTGACCGGTGACAACAAGGCCGTCGCCGACGCCGTGGCGCGGGAAGTGGGGATCGGTCCTGACGCCGTGTACGCGGAGGTGCTGCCCGAGGACAAGGTCGAGGTCGTGCGGCGCCTTCAGGGCGAGGGCCGGGTCGTGGCGATGGTCGGGGACGGCGTGAACGACGCGGCCGCGCTCGCCACCGCCGATCTGGGCCTGGCGATGGGCACGGGCACGGACGCCGCGATCGAGGCGGGCGACCTGACACTCGTGCGCGGGGACTTGCGGGTGGCCGCCGACGCCATCAGGCTCTCCCGCAAGACGCTCGCCACCATCAAGGGCAACCTCTTCTGGGCCTTCGGCTACAACGTCGCCGCGCTGCCGCTCGCCGCGGCCGGGCTCCTGAACCCGATGATCGCGGGCGCCGCGATGGCGTTCTCCTCCGTCTTCGTGGTGACGAACAGTCTGCGTCTGAGGACCTTCACATAA